CTTGTGAAGAGCTTCATGCCCATCCGCAGCCTCTATCACTTCGAACCCATTACGCTTCAAGTTAATGACAATAAAACTACGAATGGACTCCTCATCTTCCAAAATCAGTACTTTACTCATCTATTCCCTTCCTTTCTATAGGGGGAGCAATTTTATTGCTTCCTTCCTTTTGTGTACTTTGTTCTAACTTACCGCGGTAGGCGATGACCTTGTCTGCATCACGTGCAAGCAGATCCCAACCGTCATTCTTCACACGGTCCCATTCAGAAGGAGAAAAGAAGGAAACCTCAGCAACCGTCTCACCGGTATCTGACATGATGAACTTAAGGTTCTCGTCCAGAACCGATTTCGTATCAACCGTCACCTTCCCATGCCATTCCGGAGAAAAATTAATATTGAATCGATCCGATGGATCATGATATAGCTGGGTTGCGAAGGTCAGACCGTCTTTCCCATCCCATTTATAATAGGAGGTAAAGTATGGAATTTCAGCGGGGTCGAAATACTCCCATCCTTTAGGCGCCTCAAGCAATCCAATTTCAATAATGCCATCATGATCAATATCTTCGCTTGCAATCCGACGATCTTTATAAGTCCGCGCATCACCTGGTAATACCACACGCAGCTTGTTATTCTCCATAACGACAATAGAGGTATAGGCAGATTGGGAATCCACTGCAGCATCCAATACGATTCCTTCTTTATCCTTTGAGATTTTTCCTGCAACAATATTGTAATAATTATTAAAATAAGGGTCGATATTATCAAGCTTATCGAGTACCTTAAAGCCATCATTGTACTGATAGATCGAAATGGTTGCAAATTCATTTCTTTTAAAATAAACAACGGTGATGTCTTCAATTCCATCCCCATTAAGATCATCAATCATATATTTTGTATAAGGATGTGAAAGTACTTCTTCTAATGATCCAGTGGAATAGCTATAGACGACAAGACCCTTTTCTTCACCTTGTGAATAGCCGGTAACAATTTCAAGCTTCCCATCACCCGTCATATCCTTCAAATCAACCGACTCTAGTACAGATCCGTCGCCATCGAATACAAGCTTCTTGACCCAAGTGTCGCCCTGTTTCTCCAGTATCATCCCGTGAATTATTACGGCTTCTCCTGGCGTCTTATAGAACACTAGCGTCTCCATAACTCCATCCTTGTTGAGATCCTCGGTAAAGATAGTACTATCATCGTCATTGGTCGGACGAATCAACGTGGAACCTGCTGGCATAAGTGAATTAATAGCAGCCATAAGTGTTGCTTTATCAGCAGACAATTGTGGGGATTTCATCTTAGAAACAGGATCACTGATGAAAGTACAACCCGACAGTACGGATAACGTCAGCGTTGCGGCAACAAGGCACCTAAGACTTCTCATATTCAACTTCATCACTCTTTCCCTTATCCGTGTCCTATATTTAAAGATTTGCACGTTCTTGGATCGTTAATCTACGCCCCTTTATATCATGCTTAATTCTGCCATCTTCTAGTACCCAAAGACGTGTAGCAAAACGTTCCGCTAATTCAATAGGTAGTACCGATATAACGGTAAGACCGGTCTCTTTACATAACTTCCGCAATGTTTCCAAGACGCTCTCCGCGGATTTGGGATCTAATCCCGTAACCGGTTCATCCGCTAAAATCACTTTAGCACCGTGAGTCAACGCTCTAGCAATCGCTACACGCTGCCTTTCTCCACCACTAAGTTGGCTTGTCTTCATCTTCGCCTTATCAAGGAGGCCAAGGGCATCTAATTCATCCATTGCACCCATATAATCATCTGAACGTACCATCCCTGTGACCATCCGCCATAACGGCGTTTGTGCGGACTGGCCGACCAGTACATTTTTCAATGCAGTACGGTTAGGGTTGAGCTCTGCATTCTGCTCCAGGTAAGCCCACTCGCGGCGGATTTTTCTTTTACCTGTAAAGGCACTCGCCATTATATCTGTACCGTCCACTCTAAAATTCCCTCTATCCCACTTTTCACGCAACGCTAAACAACGCAGCAAAGTGGTCTTACCGCTGCCGCTAGCTCCAAGTATTGCTACGAACTCACCCGGTTCTAATTGAAACCCTATATCCTGAAGAACTGGATTTTTGTCTTCCCCAACTGCCTTGGCTAAGTGTTCAACTGTGATCATAGTTCAGCCTCTCCCTGTCTTTATCTATAATCTATAGTGTACTCTGAAAGCCAGATGAATTTCCATGCGAGCACTCGTTCTTATCTTACCTCAAATTTTTTGTCGTGGCGAGAAAAATAACCCAAGCAATCCGAACATGATATATAATGCACCCATTAAGCCGAAAATCCCCCCGCCCCAGCCGACTTGCATGAGCAAACCGCCGATACCTGGACCTATTATACTGCCAATACTAAAATGGAAGGAAGCAACCACATTTGCAGCAGGCAGTAGATGGCGTGGTAAAATATCCGCAGCTAGACTAAGCCCTAACGAGAAAAAGGAGCCAACAAGTCCACCTGCAATCATCAACAGCACCATAGTTAATTTGAAATGGTCACCCGCTAGTGGCAGCAATGTGAAGGCAATTCCGCCTCCAATCCCAGTTAGAATCAATACCTTCTTACGACCAAATCGGTCGCTCCATAAACCCAGTGGAAATTGTAACAACAGTCCTCCAATGCCCGCAAAAGGCAATAAGGCCGCAATTTGATCCGTACTGTATCCGATCCGGAGACCATACACTGGAAAGTTACTGTTTAAGCTTGCTTCCATGAAACCATATAAGAGTGCAGGGATTAAAGCGAACCATGCTAGACTGTAGCAACGGCCAAAACGGCGAACCTGACTTTCTCCACTCTCTACTTTATCTGGACGGGAATCCGGAAGCATAGTAACTGCAAGTATTAGGACCAATAAAAAAAGAAATGCTAGAACAATAAAAGGTATTGCCTGACCAAAGCGCAGCAGACTGATTCCCAGCGGCCCCAAGCTAAAGCCCAGACCATAGGACATCCCGTATAGGGAAAGATTTCGCCCGCGATGCTCGGCAGGTGTCATTAGCAGTACCCATAGCTGGGCGGCATAATTGATAGATGCATCACCCACACCTACAAGTAGACGCAATACAAACCATATTTTGATTCCAGGAAAAAAAGGGAATAGGAGCAAGCTTACTAAAACTAGGCTTATCCCGCCAGCAATCAATTTTTTGAATCCAATCGCTCCTAGAACTCTTTCAGCAATCAAGGTCATTCCGAATGATCCTATGTATAGAGCAGCTGCATTTAGTCCATTAAGTGAAGAGGAAACTCCTTTTTGCTCCAATAGAATGGATAATACGGGAAGGAGCATCCCTTGGCTGAGTCCAGCCGCTATAGTAGCGGTAATAAGAATCATGAAATTCATTTTGCTGTTACTTCGAATAGATAATTTTGGCCGGTCTGACACAGATGATATCCCCCTATGATTAATAACGCTAATTTGATCTAACGCCAATTGGCAAACACCGAACATTATAGTGGACAACCCTCTTCAAAACAAGAGATAATATGAAGATGTTACGGATTTCCTGGGGGTGCATGAGACATGGAGTACGAATTAAAGATTGACGTATCGCCGGTTTATGAACTGCTGGACAGTTTTATGTTATATGTAACTAGAAAATGGATCTCCAATTTGGACATTGGTCCCCACTGGATAAGTGATGTGGAAGATCGCATTTCTCCTCATAAGGTAACAGCTTTAATGCAAGCCGCCGAGTGGCCTTTTACGGATTATGATGTGCTTTATGCCTGGGTTTACATTCGAGGACCCGCAACTTCAGTGCAGCATTTCTTAGATGATCTGGATTCAGCTTCCATAGAAGAATGTTATCAGCAAATCGCTCCGCTCATTCAGGAGTTTACGATTGAAGATGCTTTTCGGATCCGGAACAGCTATAGTCCACTCTTGCGTCTCTGGTACGAGCAATACTTCCGCCATGTGGAGCACAAAATATTACCGCTATTAATTGAAGATGCTTCTGAGAAAAAAATGCTCGAAAGCAAAATGGACCCCATATCTTTAATTGAATATGCATCTGGCGGTGTAGTTTTCGAGGAGATCACGGATCTAAAAACGATTGTATTACTACCAACTGTTCATAATCGTCCGATTAACACCTACTGCTTCTACAAAACCATGGTGATCGTACAGTATCCTGTAGATGTACCTTTAGAAGACGAAAATGAACCACCTATGGTGCTTTTGCGCATGACCAAGGCACTTTCCGACCCCACCAGACTTCGATTGCTTCGCTATGTCGCACATGAACCCAAGTCGCTGTGGGAGATGCAATCTGATCTTAATCAATCCAGAGAAATGCTGATGCATCACCTTATGATTCTACGAGTAGCCGGCCTACTCCGCATCCATCTCAGAGGTGAACAAGACGAACGTTTCAGTATTCGTCCAGATGGCGCCTCAGAGCTTCAAATGTTCCTAGAGTCTTATATTTACCTATAGAACACTATACAGATACAGATCCAAGGAGTGAGAGATATGAAATACATGACACAACAGGTGATTTTCGATCTAGATGATACACTGGTCCACTGCAACAAATATTTCGATCTGATTTTAGGGCAATATTTTGAACTGATGACAGATTGGTTTAATGAATTTGGCCCAAGCACCAGTGAATTACGTAACAAACAAATAGAAATTGACGTGCACACGGTCAACACAAGTGGTCTTGCCAGCGATAATTTCCCTAAATCCCTAATCGCTACCTACCGTTATTTTTGCGCCAAATATAATCGTCCGACGGACCGTTTTCAAGAGCAGCAATTACACAAGCTTGGACTAAGCGTCTACGACCAAGAAATCGAAGCTTACCCTGGCATGGTTGAAACGCTTGATACTCTGAAGCAGGATGGTCACCATTTATTCCTGTACACAGGTGGAGACGATACGATCCAACAACGTAAAATTGAGCAAATGAAACTGGATGCTTACTTTGATGACCGGATCTATATTCGTCAGCATAAGAATGTTGAGGCGCTTGAAAATATTTTGACTACACAAGGCTTTGACCGCAAACGTACCTGGATGATTGGTAACTCGTTACGTACAGATGTACTTCCGGCAGTAACCGCAGGCATTAACAGTATCTATCTGAAGCAACAGAATGAATGGAGCTATAACCTTATTGAACTGGAGCATGAGATGCAGCAAGCTGTTAAGACCATTTCCTCCATTCATGAGGTGCCTCCTGTTATTCGTACAGCTACCCTGCAGAAACTCTAGGTGCAACGTAACCTCAGACATTGTTACAAATGACATATCTACTCTACCTCTTGGATGATTATACTATTTTAGTACAATTCCCATATGAGGTAGGAGATGAGATATGAACAAGAAAGTGAAGTCCAACCATTCTCGAACTAACAAACAAATGCTTCCCATGCTCTTAGGCGTAGTTGTAGTAATCCTTATCGCTGTTATTGTCTTCATTCTAAATGACAAGACGGACAGTACAGAGGGACTACCTAACTACACCGACGTGAAGGGAAGCATTGTTGTTGATGGGCTGAAATACGAAAAGCAACCTCATCTTGGTAGTCCTGATGCCACAATCAAAGTCATCGAATTTGCAGATTTCAAATGTCCTCCCTGCAAAAATTGGACGGAGAAATATCTAGATACTTTTGTTAAAGACTACGTGGATACCGGAAAAGTTGAGCTCTTCTTCATGAACTTTGCCTTCTTGGATCGAGATTCCTATCTTGCTGCAAGCGCAGGTGAAGCCATTTATAAGCAAAGCAACGAGAAGTTCTGGGAATACCTCCATAAGCTGTACGCCAATCAAGGCGATGAGAGCAAAATCTGGGCTACTCAGAAGTTCATTCTAAATTTCGTCAAAAATAACATTGAGGGCATTGATTACGCACAATTCGAGACAGATCTCAAGAATCACACCTACATGTTCGATGTAAAAGAAGACTTCAAGATCGCTGGATCCTACGGGGTTAATGGAACACCTAAGTTTATGGTGAACGGAGTACTACTTCCGGACTCATCCTATGAAGGGCTAACTGCAGCGATTGAAGCGCAGCTGGCTAAAGCCACTGAATAATTATAAAGCTAGCAATACAAGCATTAACCCCTTCGGCGTCCTTATAAGGACGGTAAGCATTTAAGCGAGAAATTTAAGACATAAAGTATGGTGTGAAACTTATACTTTCTTATATTAAAAAAAAGGTGTCTCTGCCATGTATCCATCATGGCTAAAGACACCTTTTTGCTGTACATACAATCTTTCCGATCGACTATGATTCTACTGCTAATTGGCCCGTATCCATATTCTGAAGCACTAGCTTGCCTTCCAGAGGTGTACCATCTTCGCTGGTTAGCTTTAGCTTGCCCGTCCGACCTTTTTCAATCAACGCCTTCACTTGCGCATCCGTGAGTGTACGACCATGATTTTCTTTCCAGATCACGAATTTGCAGCCTTCCTTGTAATGAGAGCAGCCGTAGCCCTTTTTCCCCATAAAAATCATTCCACCGCAGCCGGGACGCGGACAGTTTCCGATGACCTTAGGACCTGATTTGGCGGATTCCTCTTCACTACTTGCCTTGCGCTTTCGCGGCGCCGCAGGTTTGTCGCTGGTTTTACGAGATGTACTTCCAGCACTTCGCCCTTTAGCACTTGTATTGACAGAAGGCGTCTCCCCTTCAAAAGAGGTTTTGGACGCCCGAGATTGTACTCGTACTTTATCCACGATCATACAGGCGAATCTTTTTACATTCTCCATAAACTGCCCGTCCGACGCCGTTCCTCTGGATATTTCGTTCAAACGACGTTCCCATTGTCCGGTCATTTCCGGTGAAGTCAACAGCTCAATACCCGCTCCACGTATCAGCTCAATGGCTGTTCGTCCTTTTTGTGTGATGGCAATTTTTTTGCCCTGCATTTCAATGTATCCGACATTCTTCAGCCGTTCTATAGTTGCTGCGCGGGTAGCCGGAGTTCCAAGCCCTGAATCCTTCATAGCATCACGGAGCTCTTCATCCTCAATCTGCTTTCCGGCACTTTCCATCGCTCGAAGCAGTGTGCCCTCTGTATAGTGCTTGGGTGGCTGTGTATCTTTCTCTTTAACGATAGCCTCACTACAAACCACTTCTTCTGCCGGGGCAATAGAAAATGGTTCATTCACTTCGATCTCTTCGTCCTCTTCCTCATCCTTGTTCTTACCCTTGGAAGACTTCGCTTTATCCTTCTTCTGGTCCGCGTAAATGACCTTCCAGCCGAGGCTTAACAATTCCTTGACTGTGGTTTTGAACTTTTCCTCTTCTACCTCAGTCATCACCGTATGCACTTTATACTCTGCTGCCGGATAGAACTGAGACAAAAAGCGCCGCACAATCAAATCATACAGTTTTCCCTCATCTGCACTAAGTCCTGATGCTTTACGATATGTAGGCAAAATCGCGTGGTGATCCTCGACCTTCGAGGGGTTGCAGATAAATTTATTCCCTTTATGTACGAGATTGCGATTCGCACCCTTTACCCACTCATCATAAGCCGTCCCTTGCAGCGCAGATAACGTCTTATGCATCTCAGGAATATTCTGTTCTGTAACATAGTTGGAGTTCGTCCGCGGATAAGAGATCACCTTATGCTTTTCATATAACGCTTGAGCAATATCTAGTGTCTTTTTTGCGGAAAAAGCGTACTTTCCATTCGCCTCCCGTTGCAGCAGCGTCAAATCGTACAGCTTATTCGGATACTCTTTCGTTTCCTTAACCTCGTAAGACTCAATCCGGCCTGGTTTTCCTTTGACCTTGGCAGCTAGCGACTCCGCCTTATCCCCGTCAGTCAGCCGATCTCCCTGCCACATGCCTTTATAGGTCATTTCATTCTGAGTAAAATGTCCCTCCACCTCAAAAAACTTAAGGGAAGAGAACGCCTCAATGGTCTTTTGACGGTCATAAATCAGGGCGAGCACGGGAGTTTGAACTCTACCTACCGACAGCAGAACATTATGCTTTGTAGTAAATGCACGTGATCCGTTCATGCCGATGAGCCAATCTGCTTCGCTGCGTGCTTTTGCCGCTTTGGTTAAGTTCTCGTACTCCGATCCATCCTTCAGCTCCTGAAATCCTTTGCGAATGGTCTCTGGCGTCAGATCGGAGATCCACAACCGCTTCACAGGATGCTCCAGCTTCAAATGCCGTTGAATGAGTGAAAAGATATGCTGCCCTTCTCGCCCCGCATCGCATGAATTCACTAGAAGATCACTACGTTTCGCAAGATCTCCGATTACCTTCAGCTGATCGATTGTCCGCGCATTAGGAACCAGTTTGAACTGGTCTGGAATAATGGGCAGATCATTAATGTTCCATTTTTTGTATTTAACATCATAAGCATCCGGCTCGGCCAAACCGATTAGATGCCCTATTGCCCATGTAATAATGTACTGCTCCCCTTCAAGATAGGAACGGTAATTTTTGGCTTTCGGTTCTATTGCGGCGGCGATATTCCGCCCCATATCCGGTTTCTCCGCAATAATGAGTGTCTTCAAAAACAATCGCTCCTTACCTTTTCGTTCTTAAGTCCAAAATGCGTCCAGTATTCTATTATAACATTAACCTCGGTTTTTTTTAATGGATAGGTTAGAAGGCTTTGGTAAAATTCAGACTTCCCTTAGTCTTTTCTATGAATTAGAATAGTTTGGTAAACGAGTTTTATATATCGGAGGAATCAAAACGTGTCTGAGAATCACAAATTTACAGAACCTTTTACGGACAGAAACGGCCATTATCTAAAAGCAGAATGTGAGAACTGCTTCGGTTTGTGCTGTTCCGCACTACCTTTTTCAGCTTCAGTTGATTTTGCTATGGATAAAGCAGCTGGCCAGCCGTGCCATAACCTGCAATCAGACTTTCGCTGTGGTATACATACAGATTTAAGAGCGCTTGGATTTCGCGGTTGTACTGTATATGACTGTTTTGGCGCTGGGCAAAAGCTCTCTCAGGTTACTTATACTGGTAAGGACTGGCGGAAGAATTCAAAAACTGCGAAGCAAATGTTCGAGGTATTTCCGACCATGTGGCATTTACACGAATTGCTATGGTACTTAAATGAATCTTTAAACTTAGTAGTAACCCATACAATCTATGTTGAGTTGCTAACAGCACTCGATGAGACAGAACAACTCACTTTACTTAGCCCTGATTCTCTACTGAAAGTGAATGTTGACGCTCATCGAGCAAAGATTAATCTGTTGCTGCTGCAAGTCAGTGAACTTGTACGTACTGAGGCTCGTCGTAAACTAAAAAAAGCATCGAGAACTTTCAGCCGAGGTGTTGACCTTGTCGGCGCAAATCTTAAAAGTGCAGATCTCAGGGGAGCCAACCTGAGAGGAGCCTATTTGATTGCCGCAGATCTTAGAGGCGCTGATCTTAGAGGTGCAGATCTCATTGGTGCAGATCTCCGTGACACTGACCTTAGAGGCGCTAATCTAACAGAGAGCATTTTTCTAACTCAGGGTCAGATTAATGCGGCGAAAGGCGATGACCATACAAAATTACCGCCGGCACTATCCCGCCCTGAACAATGGATTTCGTTTTGAGTTATAGAAATTTAAACCAGCTGCGAAAAGAACGCTTGGATACGGGAAACTGCCTCAACCAGTTCTAAGACCTCTTTTCCCGCTGAGGTTCTTTCTAGATACTCTACCCTACCTTGTGCTGCTTCCTTACCAACCACTAGTGTTACAGGTATACCAATCAAGCTTGAATCCTTAAATTTAACGCCAGCACGTTCATCCCTATCATCCAGCAGCGTCTCAATACCGAGCGTAGTGAGTTTATTATAGAGCTCCTCTGCAACTGCCAGTTGCTCCGAATCCTTAACGGACATCATCAAAATATGAACCTGATAAGGTGCAAGTGCAACTGGCCACATTATTCCTTGATCATCATGATTCTGTTCTACAACCGCGGACAATAGACGTGAGATCCCAATTCCATAACAACCCATGATCACAGACTGACTCTTGCCAGAACGATCTAAAAAGGAAGCTCCAAGCTTCTCGCTGTATTTGGTACCTAGTTTAAAGACATGTCCGATTTCGATGCCCTGATGAAAATGCAGAACACCTTTCTCACAGTTCGGACAAGTTTCTCCTTCCGCTACATTTCGAAAATCCCCCACATGCTCAAGCCCAAAATCTCTACCAGGTACAACATTACGGAAGTGATAATCTTTTTCTCCTGCTCCCGTCGTCCCTTGCGTCATTCCTGCAACTGTGGCATCAACTAGTACGGTTAATTGAAGACCCACTGGTCCCACAAACCCGCTCTCTACGCCCGTTAAGGATTTCACAGCATCATAGTCAGCAAGCCCGATCTCCGCCGCACCGATATATTTACTCACTTTTATCTCATTGACTTCATGATCGCCCCGAACCACTACAGCAAAGAATTGACCGCTACCTTCATAGATCAATGTTTTCATAATCTGCTCTGGATGGATCTCCAGCTCCTGCTCTAATTGATTAATAGTGCGAAGATTAGGCGTGTGGAATTTCTCTATTACAGGTAATTCGAAGTTCAATTCTTTCTTAGTAGGCTGTACGGCTTCTGCCTGTTCCAGATTGACCGCATAATCGCAAGAGGAACATACTGCAATCGTATCCTCCCCGATATCAGCCAGTGCCATAAATTCATGGCTGCCCCCTTCCCCACCAATCGCACCAGAATCTGCATGAACAGCTCTGAAATTTAATCCACATCGCTTAAATATCCGGTGATAAGCATCGAACATTTGGAGATAAGATTTATCAAGTCCTTCTGAGCTTATGTCAAAAGAGTACGCATCCTTCATCAAGAACTCTCTGCCTCTTAGCAATCCAGAACGTGGTCGCCGTTCATCCCGGAACTTAGTCTGAATCTGATAAACGGTAATAGGGAGCTTACGATAGGAGCTGATCTCATTCCGCACAAGTGAGGTTACTACTTCTTCATGCGTTGGACCGAGTACGAATTCCCGCTCATGACGATCCTTAAAAGTCATCAACTCCTTGCCATAAACATCATAACGTTCTGATTCCTTCCAAAGTTCCGCAGGTTGCATGGATGGCATTAAAATCTCCTGAGTTCCGGAATGATCCATCTCTTCTCTTACAATCGCTTCAATCTTCCGCAGAACCCGCCGACCAAGTGGTAAATAAGTATACACTCCGGCAGCTAATTGGCGGATATACCCCGCACGCAATAATAACTGATGACTATTGGTCTCCGCCTCCGAAGGCACCTCACGAAGAGTTGTTAATAATAAATTGCTTTGACGCATACATTGGCCCCCCTTAAATCATTTCTTTAAATGCAAAAAGACACATTCGTCAGGGACGAATGTGTCGTGATACCACCCTTATTCAACTGCCAGTTCAACATACGATCCATTCTGATTTGGCAATCCTCAAATCGGATAACGGTCGATTCCGGTAGCGGGTTAGAAGATACTATCGCTACAGCTACCAAGGCAGGATACCACTCACACGTATTTGAGGAACCTTTCAGCCGGTGAGTTCCCTCTCTGTTCTAACGCTTCTAGAATCGTAAATCCTTGGTCAATGCTTTTGTCATGTGAATATTTTATTAAATCTATAGGATAATGATATTTACGTCAAGTATCAGTTAATAAAAAAACCGTCTCTCCAGCAGACAAACTGCTTTTGAAACGGCTTATTAAACAATTATTATCTTAACGCTTAAACAAGAACGGTTGATCCCATCAGGTATTTATCCACTTCACGCGCAGCTTCGCGTCCTTCGTTGATTGCCCAGACGACCAAGCTTTGACCACGGCGCATATCGCCAGCAGCAAATACTTTATCCACGTTCGTATTGAATTTACCATAACGTGCTTTCACATTTGTACGTCGATCTGTCTCAAGCTTAAGCTCCTCAACAATATCTTGCTCAGGTCCATCGAAACCGATGGCTATAAGAGCTAATTGAGCAGGATATACAGCTTCGGTGCCTGGAACAGGTTGATAGATCTTACGACCTGTCTCATCCACGATTCGGCGGATCTGTACGGTGTGAAGCTCTTTTAAGTTGCCCTCTTCATCACCAACAAATTTAGTGGTCATGATAGAGAACTCACGCGGGTCATCCCCAAAAATGGCTTTAGCTTCTTCTTGCGCATAATCCAGGCTGTACACATTCGGGAATTGTGGCCAAGGGTTAGCAATCGGGTCGCGTTGCAAAGGTGCTTTCTCATGTGTACCAAATTGAGTGATGCTGCTGCAACCATGACGAAGCGCAGTGGCAACACAGTCAGATCCTGTATCCCCGCCGCCCAGAACGATCACGTCTTTGCCTTCTGCGGATACA
The window above is part of the Paenibacillus sp. FSL K6-0276 genome. Proteins encoded here:
- a CDS encoding DsbA family protein, coding for MNKKVKSNHSRTNKQMLPMLLGVVVVILIAVIVFILNDKTDSTEGLPNYTDVKGSIVVDGLKYEKQPHLGSPDATIKVIEFADFKCPPCKNWTEKYLDTFVKDYVDTGKVELFFMNFAFLDRDSYLAASAGEAIYKQSNEKFWEYLHKLYANQGDESKIWATQKFILNFVKNNIEGIDYAQFETDLKNHTYMFDVKEDFKIAGSYGVNGTPKFMVNGVLLPDSSYEGLTAAIEAQLAKATE
- a CDS encoding pentapeptide repeat-containing protein, translating into MSENHKFTEPFTDRNGHYLKAECENCFGLCCSALPFSASVDFAMDKAAGQPCHNLQSDFRCGIHTDLRALGFRGCTVYDCFGAGQKLSQVTYTGKDWRKNSKTAKQMFEVFPTMWHLHELLWYLNESLNLVVTHTIYVELLTALDETEQLTLLSPDSLLKVNVDAHRAKINLLLLQVSELVRTEARRKLKKASRTFSRGVDLVGANLKSADLRGANLRGAYLIAADLRGADLRGADLIGADLRDTDLRGANLTESIFLTQGQINAAKGDDHTKLPPALSRPEQWISF
- a CDS encoding helix-turn-helix domain-containing protein, giving the protein MEYELKIDVSPVYELLDSFMLYVTRKWISNLDIGPHWISDVEDRISPHKVTALMQAAEWPFTDYDVLYAWVYIRGPATSVQHFLDDLDSASIEECYQQIAPLIQEFTIEDAFRIRNSYSPLLRLWYEQYFRHVEHKILPLLIEDASEKKMLESKMDPISLIEYASGGVVFEEITDLKTIVLLPTVHNRPINTYCFYKTMVIVQYPVDVPLEDENEPPMVLLRMTKALSDPTRLRLLRYVAHEPKSLWEMQSDLNQSREMLMHHLMILRVAGLLRIHLRGEQDERFSIRPDGASELQMFLESYIYL
- a CDS encoding proline--tRNA ligase; its protein translation is MRQSNLLLTTLREVPSEAETNSHQLLLRAGYIRQLAAGVYTYLPLGRRVLRKIEAIVREEMDHSGTQEILMPSMQPAELWKESERYDVYGKELMTFKDRHEREFVLGPTHEEVVTSLVRNEISSYRKLPITVYQIQTKFRDERRPRSGLLRGREFLMKDAYSFDISSEGLDKSYLQMFDAYHRIFKRCGLNFRAVHADSGAIGGEGGSHEFMALADIGEDTIAVCSSCDYAVNLEQAEAVQPTKKELNFELPVIEKFHTPNLRTINQLEQELEIHPEQIMKTLIYEGSGQFFAVVVRGDHEVNEIKVSKYIGAAEIGLADYDAVKSLTGVESGFVGPVGLQLTVLVDATVAGMTQGTTGAGEKDYHFRNVVPGRDFGLEHVGDFRNVAEGETCPNCEKGVLHFHQGIEIGHVFKLGTKYSEKLGASFLDRSGKSQSVIMGCYGIGISRLLSAVVEQNHDDQGIMWPVALAPYQVHILMMSVKDSEQLAVAEELYNKLTTLGIETLLDDRDERAGVKFKDSSLIGIPVTLVVGKEAAQGRVEYLERTSAGKEVLELVEAVSRIQAFFSQLV
- a CDS encoding ATP-binding cassette domain-containing protein, whose protein sequence is MITVEHLAKAVGEDKNPVLQDIGFQLEPGEFVAILGASGSGKTTLLRCLALREKWDRGNFRVDGTDIMASAFTGKRKIRREWAYLEQNAELNPNRTALKNVLVGQSAQTPLWRMVTGMVRSDDYMGAMDELDALGLLDKAKMKTSQLSGGERQRVAIARALTHGAKVILADEPVTGLDPKSAESVLETLRKLCKETGLTVISVLPIELAERFATRLWVLEDGRIKHDIKGRRLTIQERANL
- a CDS encoding DNA topoisomerase 3, which gives rise to MKTLIIAEKPDMGRNIAAAIEPKAKNYRSYLEGEQYIITWAIGHLIGLAEPDAYDVKYKKWNINDLPIIPDQFKLVPNARTIDQLKVIGDLAKRSDLLVNSCDAGREGQHIFSLIQRHLKLEHPVKRLWISDLTPETIRKGFQELKDGSEYENLTKAAKARSEADWLIGMNGSRAFTTKHNVLLSVGRVQTPVLALIYDRQKTIEAFSSLKFFEVEGHFTQNEMTYKGMWQGDRLTDGDKAESLAAKVKGKPGRIESYEVKETKEYPNKLYDLTLLQREANGKYAFSAKKTLDIAQALYEKHKVISYPRTNSNYVTEQNIPEMHKTLSALQGTAYDEWVKGANRNLVHKGNKFICNPSKVEDHHAILPTYRKASGLSADEGKLYDLIVRRFLSQFYPAAEYKVHTVMTEVEEEKFKTTVKELLSLGWKVIYADQKKDKAKSSKGKNKDEEEDEEIEVNEPFSIAPAEEVVCSEAIVKEKDTQPPKHYTEGTLLRAMESAGKQIEDEELRDAMKDSGLGTPATRAATIERLKNVGYIEMQGKKIAITQKGRTAIELIRGAGIELLTSPEMTGQWERRLNEISRGTASDGQFMENVKRFACMIVDKVRVQSRASKTSFEGETPSVNTSAKGRSAGSTSRKTSDKPAAPRKRKASSEEESAKSGPKVIGNCPRPGCGGMIFMGKKGYGCSHYKEGCKFVIWKENHGRTLTDAQVKALIEKGRTGKLKLTSEDGTPLEGKLVLQNMDTGQLAVES
- a CDS encoding HAD family hydrolase gives rise to the protein MKYMTQQVIFDLDDTLVHCNKYFDLILGQYFELMTDWFNEFGPSTSELRNKQIEIDVHTVNTSGLASDNFPKSLIATYRYFCAKYNRPTDRFQEQQLHKLGLSVYDQEIEAYPGMVETLDTLKQDGHHLFLYTGGDDTIQQRKIEQMKLDAYFDDRIYIRQHKNVEALENILTTQGFDRKRTWMIGNSLRTDVLPAVTAGINSIYLKQQNEWSYNLIELEHEMQQAVKTISSIHEVPPVIRTATLQKL
- a CDS encoding MFS transporter; the protein is MRSNSKMNFMILITATIAAGLSQGMLLPVLSILLEQKGVSSSLNGLNAAALYIGSFGMTLIAERVLGAIGFKKLIAGGISLVLVSLLLFPFFPGIKIWFVLRLLVGVGDASINYAAQLWVLLMTPAEHRGRNLSLYGMSYGLGFSLGPLGISLLRFGQAIPFIVLAFLFLLVLILAVTMLPDSRPDKVESGESQVRRFGRCYSLAWFALIPALLYGFMEASLNSNFPVYGLRIGYSTDQIAALLPFAGIGGLLLQFPLGLWSDRFGRKKVLILTGIGGGIAFTLLPLAGDHFKLTMVLLMIAGGLVGSFFSLGLSLAADILPRHLLPAANVVASFHFSIGSIIGPGIGGLLMQVGWGGGIFGLMGALYIMFGLLGLFFSPRQKI